The following are encoded together in the Acinetobacter radioresistens DSM 6976 = NBRC 102413 = CIP 103788 genome:
- a CDS encoding OXA-23 family carbapenem-hydrolyzing class D beta-lactamase OXA-103 produces the protein MNKYFTCYVVASLFLSGCTVQHNLINETPSQIVQGHNQVIHQYFDEKNTSGVLVIQTDKKINLYGNALSRANTEYVPASTFKMLNALIGLENQKTDINEIFKWKGEKRSFTAWEKDMTLGEAMKLSAVPVYQELARRIGLDLMQKEVERIDFGNAEIGQQVDNFWLIGPLKVTPIQEVEFVSQLAHTQLPFSEKVQANVKNMLLLEESNGYKIFGKTGWAMDIKPQVGWLTGWVEQPDGKIVAFALNMEMRSEMPASIRNELLMKSLKQLNII, from the coding sequence ATGAATAAATATTTTACTTGCTATGTGGTTGCTTCTCTTTTTCTTTCTGGTTGTACGGTTCAGCATAATTTAATAAATGAAACCCCGAGTCAGATTGTTCAAGGACATAATCAGGTGATTCATCAATACTTTGATGAAAAAAACACCTCAGGTGTGCTGGTTATTCAAACAGATAAAAAAATTAATCTATATGGTAATGCTCTAAGCCGCGCAAATACAGAATATGTGCCAGCCTCTACATTTAAAATGTTGAATGCCCTGATCGGATTGGAGAACCAGAAAACGGATATTAATGAAATATTTAAATGGAAGGGCGAGAAAAGGTCATTTACCGCTTGGGAAAAAGACATGACACTAGGAGAAGCCATGAAGCTTTCTGCAGTCCCAGTCTATCAGGAACTTGCAAGACGTATCGGTCTTGATCTCATGCAAAAAGAAGTAGAACGTATTGATTTCGGTAATGCTGAAATTGGACAGCAGGTTGACAATTTCTGGTTGATAGGCCCATTAAAGGTCACGCCTATTCAAGAGGTAGAGTTTGTTTCTCAATTGGCACATACACAGCTTCCATTTAGTGAAAAAGTGCAGGCTAATGTAAAAAATATGCTACTTCTAGAAGAGAGTAATGGCTACAAGATTTTTGGAAAGACTGGTTGGGCAATGGATATAAAACCACAAGTGGGCTGGTTGACCGGCTGGGTTGAGCAGCCAGATGGAAAAATTGTCGCTTTTGCATTAAATATGGAAATGCGGTCAGAAATGCCTGCATCTATACGTAATGAATTATTGATGAAATCATTAAAACAGCTGAATATTATTTAA
- a CDS encoding ATP-binding protein yields MTNLTLPENILQTLSTVLQQVQQFLPELKQQTDFSAPAYKWQDKQLKPIFEPKQIYLDDLKGIERQKEKIIQNTRQFLQNLPANDVLLTGSRGTGKSSIVRALLTEYKDQGLRLIEIERDDLSDLPEIQKLIQKRPEKFIVYCDDLAFNAEDENYRSLKSVLDGSLQSGSSNFIIYATSNRRHLLPEFMHENTPVTRVDVPQYTELHPQEAIEEKISLSDRFGMWLSFYPMDQNLYLTIVEHYLAKADMPMNDEARAEALRWCQARGQRSGRAAYQFSKHWIGSQQLKAL; encoded by the coding sequence ATGACAAACCTCACTCTACCAGAGAATATACTTCAAACTCTCTCTACCGTATTACAGCAGGTCCAGCAATTTTTACCTGAGCTTAAACAGCAGACAGACTTCTCTGCTCCGGCTTACAAATGGCAGGATAAACAACTTAAACCCATTTTCGAACCGAAACAAATCTATTTAGATGACCTGAAAGGAATCGAAAGACAAAAAGAAAAAATTATTCAAAATACACGACAATTTTTGCAGAATCTGCCCGCCAATGATGTTCTCCTTACCGGTTCACGCGGGACAGGAAAATCTTCAATTGTCCGTGCCCTTTTAACCGAGTATAAAGATCAAGGATTACGTTTAATTGAAATTGAACGTGATGATCTGTCTGATCTTCCTGAAATCCAGAAGCTCATCCAGAAGCGTCCGGAAAAGTTCATTGTCTACTGCGATGATCTAGCCTTTAATGCTGAAGATGAAAACTATCGCAGCTTAAAAAGTGTACTTGATGGCTCATTACAGTCAGGTTCAAGTAATTTTATTATTTATGCAACCAGCAACCGTCGACATCTGTTACCAGAGTTTATGCATGAGAATACGCCAGTGACTCGTGTAGATGTACCGCAATATACCGAGTTGCATCCACAAGAAGCCATTGAGGAAAAAATTTCACTCTCGGATCGTTTTGGAATGTGGCTTTCATTCTATCCAATGGATCAAAACCTGTATTTAACCATTGTGGAACACTATCTTGCTAAAGCAGATATGCCAATGAATGACGAAGCCCGTGCTGAAGCCCTACGCTGGTGTCAGGCACGTGGTCAACGGTCAGGACGTGCCGCCTATCAGTTCTCTAAACACTGGATTGGATCACAACAACTAAAAGCACTGTAA
- the tsaD gene encoding tRNA (adenosine(37)-N6)-threonylcarbamoyltransferase complex transferase subunit TsaD → MIVLGLETSCDETGLALYDSEQGLRGQVLYSQIKLHAEYGGVVPELASRDHVRKLIPLLDELLIQSGVKKTEIDAVAYTRGPGLMGALMTGALFGRTLAFALNKPAIGVHHMEGHMLAPLLSDTPPEFPFVALLVSGGHSQLMAAYGIGQYELLGESIDDAAGEAFDKVAKMMNLPYPGGPNIARLAQQGNPTAFDFPRPMLHQGLTFSFSGLKTAVSVQLKKVEGQNREADIAASFQEAIVDTLVKKSVKALKQTGLNRLVIAGGVSANQRLREQLESSLNRIKASVYYAEPALCTDNGAMIAFAGYQRLKAGQQDDLSVTTTPRWPMTELTRPAEI, encoded by the coding sequence ATGATTGTTTTAGGCTTGGAAACTTCTTGTGATGAAACCGGATTGGCTCTTTATGACAGCGAGCAGGGTTTGCGTGGGCAAGTACTTTATAGCCAGATCAAGCTGCATGCAGAGTATGGTGGAGTAGTGCCGGAGCTGGCTTCACGGGATCATGTACGCAAGCTGATTCCGCTTTTAGATGAGCTGCTGATACAAAGCGGTGTTAAAAAGACTGAAATTGATGCAGTTGCCTATACCCGTGGGCCAGGTTTAATGGGCGCGCTAATGACCGGAGCACTTTTCGGACGTACTCTGGCATTTGCCTTGAACAAACCGGCAATTGGGGTTCATCATATGGAAGGCCATATGCTGGCGCCTTTACTTTCAGATACTCCACCTGAATTCCCATTTGTCGCGCTTCTGGTTTCAGGTGGGCATTCCCAGTTAATGGCAGCTTATGGTATCGGACAATATGAATTACTGGGTGAGTCTATTGATGATGCCGCCGGTGAGGCTTTTGATAAAGTCGCGAAAATGATGAATCTGCCGTATCCGGGAGGACCCAATATTGCCAGGCTTGCCCAGCAGGGTAATCCGACTGCATTTGATTTTCCACGTCCGATGTTACACCAGGGTCTGACCTTTTCATTTAGTGGCTTAAAAACTGCTGTTTCGGTCCAGCTTAAAAAAGTTGAAGGCCAAAATCGTGAAGCCGATATTGCTGCCAGTTTTCAAGAAGCTATTGTCGATACTTTAGTAAAAAAATCAGTCAAGGCATTAAAACAGACCGGGTTAAACCGTTTGGTAATAGCAGGTGGTGTAAGTGCAAACCAGCGTTTACGTGAACAGCTGGAAAGCAGCTTAAATAGAATTAAAGCTTCAGTTTATTATGCTGAGCCTGCACTCTGTACAGATAATGGTGCCATGATTGCATTTGCTGGTTACCAGCGTCTGAAAGCAGGACAACAGGATGACTTATCTGTAACCACTACACCGCGCTGGCCAATGACAGAGCTGACTCGTCCGGCAGAAATATAA
- a CDS encoding DUF3336 domain-containing protein produces the protein MLKELTQTINPHQAYRVKKLKHQLEGAESYEEWKSVALKLDEETGAQEWKLDNSSPYFDAEIISHRLNLLKKYRLQQRTLDLVAILREGLSYDIANIGHPMLFTATYIGTKKIIEDYIEEMSASLAYIASNECHSFSLKEKIDFFENCQIAYGQPVLMFSGGATLGLFHTGVCKTLIEQDLMPKVLSGSSAGAIMTAMLGVSSPNELESIMSGESFFTEAFHFRKLTDVLKGNGGLADVRYLKQFLMENLGDLTFAEAYEKSGLHINVAVAPYDATQNARIMNAYTAPNLLVWSAVLASCAVPVLFPPVRLTSKRYDGQYTQYMGNTKWVDGSVRSDFPQEKMARLYNLNYSIASQVNPHVVPFMQSDENRYRKDVLSWPERIVRRQGKVIAMGMMDFTRERLGAIQPVRRLLDHGYGIIGQRYYGDVNIIAKYNLRHYSYMLKNPRPHLFKLLQREGEQATWPKISMIEIHARIGKTIQHCLELLHYQETQQEKSQDHADA, from the coding sequence ATGTTAAAAGAATTAACTCAAACTATTAATCCGCATCAGGCATATCGGGTTAAGAAATTAAAACATCAGCTGGAAGGGGCCGAATCCTATGAAGAGTGGAAATCTGTTGCATTAAAACTTGATGAAGAAACCGGTGCTCAAGAATGGAAACTCGACAATAGCTCTCCTTATTTTGATGCAGAGATTATTTCACATCGTTTGAACCTGCTTAAAAAATATCGCCTGCAGCAGCGTACTTTAGACCTGGTCGCTATTTTACGTGAAGGCTTAAGTTATGATATTGCAAACATTGGCCATCCAATGTTGTTTACCGCAACGTATATTGGTACTAAAAAAATAATTGAAGATTACATTGAGGAAATGAGTGCAAGCTTGGCTTATATTGCCTCTAATGAATGTCATAGCTTTAGCCTGAAAGAAAAAATAGACTTTTTTGAAAACTGCCAGATTGCTTATGGACAGCCCGTACTCATGTTTTCAGGCGGCGCTACTTTAGGGTTATTTCATACAGGGGTCTGTAAAACCCTGATTGAACAAGATTTGATGCCCAAAGTGCTGTCAGGTTCGAGTGCAGGCGCCATTATGACTGCCATGCTAGGGGTTTCTTCGCCTAATGAACTGGAAAGTATTATGAGTGGAGAGAGTTTTTTTACCGAAGCTTTCCATTTTCGTAAACTGACTGATGTACTCAAAGGTAATGGCGGTCTGGCCGATGTGCGCTATCTCAAGCAGTTTCTGATGGAAAATCTTGGAGACCTGACTTTTGCTGAAGCCTATGAAAAATCCGGACTACACATTAACGTTGCTGTGGCGCCATATGATGCAACACAAAATGCCCGGATTATGAATGCCTATACTGCACCTAATTTGCTGGTCTGGAGCGCTGTATTGGCTTCCTGTGCGGTTCCAGTTCTGTTCCCACCGGTACGCCTGACCAGCAAACGCTATGATGGTCAATATACCCAGTATATGGGCAATACTAAATGGGTAGATGGCAGTGTACGCAGTGATTTCCCACAAGAAAAAATGGCCCGTCTGTATAACCTGAATTATAGTATCGCCAGTCAGGTGAATCCGCATGTTGTGCCATTTATGCAAAGTGATGAAAACCGCTATCGTAAAGATGTTCTGAGCTGGCCCGAACGGATTGTACGACGTCAAGGTAAAGTGATCGCTATGGGAATGATGGATTTTACTCGTGAACGCTTAGGTGCAATCCAGCCTGTACGCCGTTTGCTTGATCACGGCTATGGCATTATTGGACAACGTTATTACGGCGATGTAAATATTATCGCCAAATATAATTTACGTCATTATAGCTATATGCTGAAAAATCCGCGACCACATCTGTTTAAGCTATTACAGCGTGAAGGAGAGCAGGCAACCTGGCCTAAAATCTCCATGATTGAAATTCATGCCCGTATCGGAAAAACAATTCAGCATTGTCTGGAGCTTCTACATTATCAAGAAACTCAGCAAGAGAAAAGTCAAGATCATGCAGATGCCTGA
- a CDS encoding protein kinase domain-containing protein — protein sequence MPDLENSFENLILRNSLSSQRFGRRLYHLSQNGTPYWLKFQLPKVQLEYEKGFLHELQIYRRLGKLEPSILLPARIIELNQIAEFSHLKGEGLILPHGDYWLGQPAQQLSFEQVQQKIFAMIGCLQILHQTGWVHGDLKPQHFLYCHNQLTLIDFEQSQSVTQVHKVTALNATPRYMAPELFHGEIKTVRTDLYALGVILYEWLTGQRLSARNYQDWAVLHCQTLKIRLPDAFMPFFPLLNGLLSKYKDQRFQQVNEALYHLKY from the coding sequence ATGCCTGATCTTGAGAATTCATTTGAAAACCTGATTCTGCGAAATAGCCTGTCAAGCCAGAGGTTTGGCCGCCGTCTGTATCATTTGAGCCAAAATGGAACACCCTATTGGCTTAAGTTTCAACTGCCCAAAGTGCAGCTCGAATATGAAAAAGGATTTTTACATGAATTGCAAATTTATCGAAGGCTGGGAAAATTAGAGCCAAGTATTCTTCTGCCTGCACGTATCATTGAGTTAAATCAGATAGCGGAATTTAGCCACTTAAAAGGGGAGGGATTAATTCTGCCTCACGGTGATTACTGGTTGGGTCAGCCTGCACAGCAACTATCTTTTGAACAAGTACAGCAGAAAATTTTTGCAATGATAGGCTGTTTGCAAATTTTACATCAAACTGGCTGGGTTCATGGTGACTTAAAGCCACAGCATTTTTTATATTGCCATAATCAGCTCACTTTAATTGATTTTGAGCAGAGTCAGTCGGTTACACAAGTTCATAAGGTCACCGCATTGAATGCTACACCACGCTATATGGCGCCAGAGCTGTTTCATGGAGAAATAAAAACGGTTAGAACTGATTTATATGCACTTGGAGTTATTTTATATGAGTGGTTAACTGGCCAACGTCTAAGTGCCAGAAATTATCAGGATTGGGCAGTGCTACACTGTCAGACGTTAAAAATAAGATTACCAGACGCATTTATGCCATTTTTTCCGCTATTAAATGGCTTGCTAAGCAAATATAAAGATCAGCGTTTTCAACAGGTAAATGAAGCGCTCTATCATTTGAAATATTAG
- the rpsU gene encoding 30S ribosomal protein S21 produces MPQVKLKEGEPVDVAIRRFKRSCEKAGVLADVRKREFYEKPTQERKRKKAAAVKRYQKKLARESVRTTRLY; encoded by the coding sequence ATGCCACAAGTTAAGTTGAAAGAAGGCGAACCAGTAGACGTAGCTATCCGTCGTTTCAAACGTTCATGCGAAAAAGCAGGTGTTCTTGCTGACGTTCGTAAGCGTGAATTCTACGAAAAACCAACTCAAGAACGTAAGCGTAAAAAAGCTGCTGCAGTTAAGCGTTACCAGAAAAAACTGGCTCGTGAATCTGTACGTACTACTCGCCTTTACTAA
- the purD gene encoding phosphoribosylamine--glycine ligase, giving the protein MNILVLGSGGREHALAWKIAQDDQVAKVFVAPGNAGTATENKCENVALDILDNPTIIDFAKNNAVELIVVGPEAPLVNGVVDACRAAGIKIWGPTKFAAQLEGSKAFAKHFLKRHNIPTAFYDVFTEVDAAKAFVEKNGAPIVIKADGLAAGKGVIVAMTNEEAFAAIDDMLAGNKFGDAGSRVVIEEFLSGEEASFICMIDGDNILPMATSQDHKRIFEGDQGPNTGGMGAYSPAPVVTADVFEKTMNEVMRPTVEGMKKDGHVYTGFLYAGLMIDEQGQPKVIEFNCRFGDPETQPIMMRLKSSLVDLVQAGIEGNLPSEAEWDERKTVGIVLASKGYPETSSSGDVISGLNTEMTDAKVFHAGTKANENGEIVTAGGRVLCVTALGNTIGEAQAKALEFCEKVTFDGVQYRKDIGYRAIAREQS; this is encoded by the coding sequence ATGAACATTTTAGTTTTGGGTAGTGGCGGCCGTGAACATGCATTGGCGTGGAAAATCGCACAAGATGATCAAGTTGCAAAAGTTTTTGTAGCGCCAGGTAATGCAGGTACTGCAACTGAAAATAAATGTGAAAATGTCGCTTTAGACATTCTCGACAACCCTACCATTATTGATTTTGCCAAAAACAATGCGGTTGAATTGATTGTTGTCGGTCCTGAAGCACCACTTGTAAACGGCGTAGTCGATGCTTGCCGCGCTGCAGGTATCAAAATTTGGGGTCCAACGAAATTTGCAGCACAACTAGAAGGCTCTAAAGCATTCGCAAAACACTTCCTTAAACGCCACAACATCCCTACTGCTTTCTATGACGTGTTCACTGAAGTAGATGCTGCCAAAGCATTTGTTGAGAAAAATGGCGCGCCAATTGTGATCAAGGCTGACGGCCTTGCTGCAGGTAAAGGCGTAATCGTTGCGATGACCAATGAAGAAGCATTTGCTGCGATTGACGACATGCTTGCTGGTAACAAATTTGGTGATGCGGGTTCTCGTGTTGTGATCGAAGAATTCCTTTCGGGTGAAGAAGCATCTTTCATTTGTATGATCGATGGTGACAACATCTTGCCAATGGCCACTTCACAGGATCACAAACGCATTTTTGAAGGAGACCAAGGTCCTAACACTGGTGGTATGGGTGCTTACTCTCCTGCGCCTGTGGTGACTGCTGACGTATTTGAAAAAACTATGAATGAAGTGATGCGTCCTACCGTTGAAGGTATGAAAAAAGACGGTCATGTTTATACAGGTTTCTTATATGCAGGCTTAATGATTGATGAACAAGGTCAACCGAAAGTAATCGAGTTTAACTGTCGTTTTGGCGACCCTGAAACGCAACCAATTATGATGCGTTTAAAATCATCTTTGGTAGATTTAGTTCAAGCAGGTATTGAAGGTAATTTGCCTTCAGAAGCTGAATGGGATGAGCGTAAAACGGTTGGTATCGTTTTAGCGTCTAAAGGCTACCCAGAGACCTCAAGCAGTGGTGATGTGATTTCTGGTCTAAACACTGAAATGACGGATGCCAAAGTATTCCATGCAGGAACCAAAGCCAATGAAAATGGCGAGATTGTGACGGCGGGTGGTCGTGTACTCTGTGTGACTGCCCTTGGCAATACTATTGGTGAAGCGCAAGCGAAAGCATTAGAGTTTTGTGAAAAAGTAACGTTTGATGGCGTTCAATACCGTAAAGATATTGGGTATCGTGCAATTGCACGCGAACAGAGCTAA
- a CDS encoding GatB/YqeY domain-containing protein, whose amino-acid sequence MTTLKEQITDALKTAMRAKAMATVTVFRGLQAAIKQIEIDERKELDDSQVLAVIEKQIKQRKESVKAYQGAGREDLASKEQAEIEIISQFLPAAMTEEELDSLIEQTIAAQGATSMKDMGKVMNSLRPIIAGRADPSAVSGKIKAKLS is encoded by the coding sequence ATGACTACTTTAAAAGAACAGATTACTGATGCATTGAAAACTGCAATGCGTGCCAAAGCTATGGCAACAGTGACTGTTTTTCGTGGTCTGCAGGCAGCCATCAAGCAAATCGAAATTGATGAACGCAAAGAGCTTGATGATTCTCAGGTTCTTGCGGTCATTGAGAAACAGATCAAGCAACGTAAAGAGTCAGTAAAAGCCTATCAGGGCGCTGGCCGCGAAGATTTAGCTAGTAAAGAACAAGCCGAGATTGAGATTATTTCCCAATTTCTACCAGCAGCTATGACTGAGGAAGAACTTGATTCTCTCATTGAGCAAACAATTGCTGCTCAAGGAGCGACTAGCATGAAAGATATGGGTAAGGTGATGAATTCTCTACGTCCGATCATAGCCGGACGTGCCGACCCTTCTGCTGTTTCAGGCAAAATCAAGGCCAAGCTTTCTTAA
- the gloB gene encoding hydroxyacylglutathione hydrolase, translating to MTYKVHCIDVKNQLQNYIWILEDSSTKEAVVIDPTEAQLVQDFCQTHNLILSQIWLTHWHKDHIGGVPELITERNIPVYGPREELSHIPFISHPLQHENHFKFNHLKVDILAVPGHTLGHIVYFIDELDIVFCGDTLFAMGCGRVFEGTYAQMYHSLNRLAALPPRTQVYCTHEYTLSNAEFALTVEPDNLALHSRVEQVRKMRDSHQCTLPTTIALELETNPFLRAESEEEFSRIRILKDNF from the coding sequence ATGACATATAAAGTGCATTGCATTGATGTTAAAAACCAGCTTCAGAATTATATCTGGATACTTGAAGATAGTTCAACTAAGGAAGCAGTTGTAATTGATCCTACTGAGGCTCAACTCGTACAAGACTTCTGTCAAACCCATAACCTCATATTATCACAGATTTGGCTCACTCATTGGCACAAGGATCACATTGGTGGTGTGCCTGAACTGATTACTGAGCGGAATATTCCAGTCTATGGGCCACGAGAAGAACTTAGCCATATTCCCTTTATTTCTCATCCCTTACAGCATGAGAATCACTTTAAATTTAACCATTTAAAAGTAGATATTTTAGCTGTACCGGGACACACCTTGGGCCATATTGTTTATTTTATTGATGAGCTAGACATTGTATTTTGTGGTGATACTTTATTTGCCATGGGGTGTGGGCGAGTATTTGAAGGGACATATGCACAGATGTATCACTCACTTAACCGGTTAGCCGCTTTACCTCCAAGGACACAAGTATATTGTACCCATGAATATACACTCTCCAATGCTGAATTTGCGCTGACAGTTGAACCAGATAATCTGGCACTACATAGCCGTGTGGAGCAGGTGAGAAAAATGCGTGACTCCCATCAGTGCACGCTTCCAACTACGATTGCACTGGAACTTGAAACCAATCCTTTTTTAAGGGCGGAGAGCGAAGAAGAGTTTTCGCGTATTCGCATACTAAAAGATAATTTCTAA
- a CDS encoding M48 family metalloprotease, with product MESRLKKFLLAAGLSSLTTFSPALTFDAPSSFGQVEVPDIGGGVGLIDQQQERFIGEKVYREVHKQMPVMQNPWLEDQLYSIFTRILSQTQAGQPIGLVLIKDSQINAFAVPGGLFAINTGMVTSARNIDEVAGVMAHEIAHVTQRHYSRSKEAFKGQGLLALAGVLVGAAIASQADGEAGTAVMLGTQAALMDKQLTYSRNQEREADRIGMQYMYSAGYNPQGMADFFELMNRSTSRVSFMPDFWLTHPLTSQRMSEARLRANQLPKVKSSLSDPDFEIVKLYTAVVAHQATENQLSILAKQGSFAGQLALAAFYEQQGDYGQAQTALNQAKMANRPHPLISLIQIDIYLGQNKIDLALNTISPLQRIMPENRSLAYKLAEVLIRQQQPKQVIKLVQRFTNNNPRDVYGWHLMQQAAALEPASALKAVNVLRYRAEVEYWSGEEEAAIKSMLHAQRLAKNNNAMSARIDARLNQMQQERQLKI from the coding sequence ATGGAATCAAGATTGAAAAAGTTTTTGCTTGCAGCAGGACTGAGCAGTCTGACCACTTTCAGTCCAGCACTTACTTTTGACGCTCCTTCTTCATTTGGTCAGGTAGAAGTACCTGATATTGGTGGAGGAGTAGGGTTAATTGATCAGCAGCAAGAACGCTTCATTGGTGAAAAAGTTTATCGTGAAGTTCATAAACAAATGCCGGTCATGCAAAACCCCTGGCTTGAAGACCAGTTATATTCTATTTTCACCCGTATTTTAAGTCAGACTCAAGCAGGGCAGCCAATTGGACTAGTACTAATTAAAGATTCTCAAATTAATGCTTTCGCTGTGCCGGGCGGGCTGTTTGCAATTAATACGGGGATGGTAACTTCCGCCCGTAATATTGATGAGGTGGCAGGGGTGATGGCGCATGAGATTGCGCATGTTACCCAGCGCCATTACAGCCGTTCTAAAGAGGCATTTAAAGGCCAAGGGCTGCTTGCACTGGCTGGTGTTTTGGTGGGAGCAGCCATTGCTTCACAGGCTGATGGAGAAGCAGGCACAGCAGTTATGCTCGGTACTCAAGCTGCCTTAATGGATAAACAGCTAACCTACAGCCGCAACCAGGAACGTGAAGCAGACCGTATAGGCATGCAATATATGTACTCGGCTGGCTACAATCCACAAGGCATGGCAGATTTTTTTGAGCTGATGAACCGTTCTACTAGCCGTGTCAGTTTTATGCCAGACTTTTGGCTCACTCATCCCTTAACCTCACAGCGCATGAGCGAAGCAAGACTACGGGCTAACCAGTTGCCTAAAGTAAAAAGTAGTTTATCTGACCCTGATTTTGAAATTGTTAAGCTTTATACTGCGGTGGTCGCTCATCAGGCAACTGAAAATCAGCTGTCTATTTTGGCAAAACAGGGCAGCTTTGCAGGCCAGTTGGCGTTAGCTGCATTTTATGAACAGCAGGGCGATTATGGTCAGGCACAAACAGCATTAAATCAGGCAAAAATGGCAAACCGTCCACATCCGCTGATTTCTCTTATACAGATTGATATTTATCTTGGACAAAACAAGATAGATCTGGCTTTAAATACAATTAGCCCGTTACAGCGCATCATGCCAGAAAATCGGTCATTAGCTTATAAACTGGCTGAAGTACTAATCCGGCAACAGCAGCCAAAACAAGTAATTAAACTGGTACAGCGCTTTACTAATAATAATCCAAGAGATGTATATGGATGGCATTTAATGCAACAGGCAGCTGCACTTGAGCCGGCTTCAGCCTTAAAAGCTGTGAATGTATTACGTTATCGTGCTGAGGTGGAATACTGGAGTGGAGAAGAAGAAGCGGCAATTAAGTCGATGTTGCATGCACAGCGACTGGCAAAAAATAATAATGCGATGTCTGCCAGAATTGATGCGCGATTAAATCAGATGCAACAGGAGCGCCAATTAAAAATCTAA